The Chiloscyllium plagiosum isolate BGI_BamShark_2017 unplaced genomic scaffold, ASM401019v2 scaf_13612, whole genome shotgun sequence genome includes a region encoding these proteins:
- the LOC122547443 gene encoding uncharacterized protein LOC122547443 encodes MDSVIWHLLIFRAISPGSTVMRTNIISMDSAEVLLPCSNVSFQPVAVSWFWRNSSSENKHLISRLDNASLPCQGNTDKVTFNRADCFQSRDFSILLTPTLRDGGSYYCEARGQAENVYIRGIELLVFRVKVTPVNALTPGETVSFATELSEPIHTRDVKWDPRLAHGVTNQLGFQWTRDGAPIVRGSRYMLNSGTFNISCFQRRDSGEYTLTLTLNNRTAATYSKWLEVAGSFPEISLISGISLAVIGVLCLIASAMIVYKRPTVRQQNQPGNYVNIPARHQLSNQGDPAVSSIYTILNVNDRSLYSQLQR; translated from the exons ATGGATTCTGTCATCTGGCATCTCCTCATCTTCAGAGCGATTTCTCCAG GCTCGACTGTGATGAGGACCAATATCATTTCCATGGATTCTGCTGAGGTCCTGCTGCCCTGTTCCAACGTGAGTTTTCAACCGGTGGCTGTCAGTTGGTTTTGGAGAAATTCTTCCTCAGAGAATAAACACCTGATAAGCCGGCTCGATAACGCCAGCCTCCCTTGCCAAGGTAACACTGACAAGGTCACCTTCAACCGGGCTGACTGCTTTCAGTCGAGGGATTTCTCAATCCTGCTCACGCCGACCCTGCGGGATGGTGGATCCTATTACTGCGAGGCCCGCGGGCAGGCCGAGAACGTGTATATTCGAGGGATCGAGCTGCTCGTTTTTCGAG TGAAGGTGACTCCAGTGAACGCCCTGACCCCGGGAGAAACCGTGAGCTTCGCCACAGAACTATCGGAGCCCATCCATACCCGCGACGTCAAGTGGGATCCACGCTTGGCGCACGGCGTCACAAACCAGCTGGGGTTCCAGTGGACACGCGATGGCGCTCCCATCGtgaggggcagcaggtacatgctGAACTCGGGAACATTCAACATCAGCTGCTTCCAAAGGAGGGACTCCGGGGAGTATACGCTAACCTTGACCCTGAACAACAGGACGGCCGCTACTTACAGCAAGTGGCTGGAGGTGGCAG GGTCTTTTCCCGAAATCTCGCTCATCTCTGGCATCAGCCTGGCTGTTATCGGGGTGCTGTGTTTAATTGCCTCAGCGATGATCGTTTATAAGAGGCCAACGGTTCGTCAACAAAACCAGCCTG GTAACTACGTCAATATTCCTGCTCGACACCAGCTCTCCAATCAG GGTGACCCAGCGGTGAGCTCGATTTACACG ATACTGAACGTGAATGATCGGTCACTGTACAGCCAGCTGCAGAG ATAA